From a single Pseudophryne corroboree isolate aPseCor3 chromosome 6, aPseCor3.hap2, whole genome shotgun sequence genomic region:
- the LOC134932530 gene encoding putative nuclease HARBI1 — protein sequence MEGQDLWLLGDRGYPCIPWLMTPYSKPRPGQQSAFNYALTATRQLVQRTIGVLKGRFRVYDLRHHVFAGDADCSCKMWASTTPSSGWKASKF from the exons atggaaggccaagacttgtggctattgg gagaccgtggatatccttgcatcccctggctcatgactccttacagtaaacccaggccaggacaacAGTCGGCATTTAACTACGCGCTTACTGCTACTAGACAGCTGGTGCAGCGCACGATTggggttcttaaagggcgttttcgtgtgtaCGATctccgacatcatgtattcgccggagatg ctgattgttcctgcaaaatgtg ggcaagcacaacgccaAGCAGCGGCTGGAAGGCCTCCAAGTTCTag